A single genomic interval of Roseibaca calidilacus harbors:
- the topA gene encoding type I DNA topoisomerase produces the protein MAVVVVESPAKAKTINKYLGAGHTVLASYGHVRDLPPKDGSVDTDHDFDMKWEVASDSRKHLKAIADALKTDNELILATDPDREGEAISWHLTEALTKSRALKKDTPVKRVVFNAITKSAVTEAMKNPRDVDMPLVRAYLARRALDYLVGFNLSPVLWRKLPGAKSAGRVQSVCLRLIVEREMEIEAFNAQEYWTVEAELATPRGVQFNAKLVSLAGKKLDKFDLANATQAEMAVQAVTSRDLTVTSVEAKPASRNPSAPFMTSTLQQEASRKFGMGAKHCMSTAQRLYEAGYITYMRTDGIDMAPEAVMAARDVIKDRYGADYVPKSPRMYKNKAKNAQEAHECIRPTDMAVSPDKLRLSDSDQRKLYDLIWKRTIAGQMEAARLERTTVEIGSKDGQVGLRATGQVVLFDGFLKVYEEGRDDVVDDDDKRLPQMAEGDAMDKRAITPEQHFTQPPPRYTEATLVKRMEELGIGRPSTYASIVTTIQDRGYVIKDKNRLMPEDKGRLVTIFLVNYFRRYLEYDFTAALEGQLDDISAGQADYKEVLDRFWRDFSAAIAETSELRITEVLEKIDEVLAPQLYPPREDGSDPRICPKCREGRLHLKTARSGGAFIGCGNYPECRFTRPIGVVDEAQAELSGDGKLLGHDAGSPISLRTGRFGPYVQRGEATKEDPKPPRASVPKGWDVDSMDLEKALMLLSLPRAVGPHPEDGVMVWANIGRYGPYLKHAETTSDRGGTNANLDSIDEVWTVGMNRAVQLLAEKVASRGGRGQAAAPLRSLGAHPADGEAVDVMKGKYGPYVKWGKINATLPDTLTPEAVTMDQAVELLDAKAATKGKKKAPAKKGTSKKTAAKKPAAKKPVAKAKPKSEE, from the coding sequence ATGGCCGTTGTCGTCGTCGAATCGCCTGCCAAGGCCAAGACAATCAACAAATATCTGGGCGCGGGCCATACGGTTCTGGCATCTTACGGGCATGTGCGCGACTTGCCGCCCAAGGATGGATCGGTCGACACGGATCATGATTTCGACATGAAATGGGAGGTGGCGAGCGATTCGCGCAAGCACCTGAAAGCCATTGCCGACGCGCTGAAAACCGATAACGAACTGATCCTTGCGACCGACCCCGACCGCGAGGGAGAGGCGATTTCGTGGCATCTGACCGAAGCGCTGACCAAGTCGCGCGCGTTGAAAAAGGACACGCCGGTCAAGCGCGTGGTGTTCAACGCCATCACCAAATCTGCGGTGACAGAGGCGATGAAAAACCCCCGCGACGTGGATATGCCGCTGGTGCGGGCCTATCTGGCGCGGCGGGCTTTGGATTACCTTGTGGGGTTCAACCTGTCGCCCGTGCTGTGGCGCAAACTGCCCGGCGCGAAATCGGCAGGGCGCGTGCAATCGGTCTGCCTGCGGCTGATCGTCGAGCGCGAGATGGAGATCGAGGCCTTCAACGCGCAGGAATACTGGACGGTCGAGGCCGAGTTGGCGACCCCGCGCGGCGTGCAGTTCAACGCCAAGCTGGTCAGCCTTGCGGGCAAGAAGCTGGACAAGTTCGATCTGGCCAATGCCACGCAGGCGGAAATGGCGGTTCAGGCAGTCACGTCGCGCGATCTGACGGTCACCTCTGTCGAAGCCAAACCGGCTAGCCGCAACCCGTCCGCGCCCTTTATGACCAGCACTTTGCAGCAGGAAGCCAGCCGCAAATTCGGCATGGGTGCCAAACACTGCATGAGCACGGCACAACGTCTGTATGAGGCGGGCTACATTACCTATATGCGGACCGACGGGATCGACATGGCGCCCGAAGCCGTGATGGCGGCGCGCGATGTCATCAAGGACCGTTACGGGGCCGATTATGTCCCGAAATCGCCCCGCATGTATAAAAACAAGGCCAAGAACGCGCAGGAAGCGCATGAATGCATTCGTCCCACGGATATGGCCGTCAGCCCCGACAAGCTGCGCCTGTCCGACAGCGACCAGCGCAAGCTCTATGACCTGATCTGGAAGCGCACCATCGCGGGCCAGATGGAAGCCGCGCGGCTGGAGCGCACGACCGTCGAAATCGGGTCCAAGGATGGGCAGGTCGGCCTGCGCGCCACAGGGCAGGTGGTGCTGTTCGACGGGTTCCTGAAGGTCTACGAGGAAGGCCGCGATGACGTGGTCGATGACGACGACAAGCGCCTGCCGCAAATGGCCGAAGGCGACGCGATGGACAAGCGCGCCATCACGCCAGAGCAGCATTTCACCCAGCCGCCCCCGCGTTATACTGAAGCGACCTTGGTCAAGCGCATGGAAGAATTGGGCATTGGCCGCCCGTCCACCTATGCCAGCATTGTCACGACCATTCAGGACCGGGGCTATGTCATCAAGGACAAGAACCGCCTTATGCCAGAGGACAAGGGCCGCTTGGTCACGATCTTTCTGGTCAATTATTTCCGTCGCTATCTGGAATATGATTTCACCGCAGCCCTTGAAGGGCAGTTGGACGATATCTCGGCGGGTCAAGCCGACTACAAAGAGGTATTGGACCGGTTCTGGCGTGACTTCTCGGCGGCGATTGCGGAAACCTCGGAACTGCGCATCACGGAAGTGCTGGAGAAGATCGACGAGGTTCTGGCCCCCCAGCTTTATCCCCCGCGCGAGGATGGCAGCGATCCGCGCATCTGCCCCAAATGCCGCGAGGGCCGTCTGCACCTGAAAACCGCGCGGTCCGGTGGCGCGTTCATCGGGTGCGGCAATTACCCCGAATGCCGCTTTACCCGCCCCATCGGCGTTGTGGACGAGGCGCAGGCCGAACTGTCGGGCGATGGCAAGTTGCTGGGCCATGATGCGGGCAGCCCCATCAGCCTGCGCACCGGGCGTTTCGGCCCCTATGTGCAGCGCGGAGAGGCCACCAAGGAAGACCCCAAACCGCCCCGCGCCTCTGTGCCCAAGGGGTGGGACGTGGACAGCATGGACCTTGAGAAGGCGCTGATGCTGTTATCCTTGCCGCGCGCGGTCGGCCCGCACCCGGAAGATGGCGTGATGGTCTGGGCCAATATCGGGCGCTATGGCCCGTATCTGAAACATGCCGAAACCACGTCGGATCGGGGTGGCACCAACGCCAACCTTGACAGCATTGATGAGGTCTGGACCGTCGGGATGAACCGCGCCGTGCAGCTTCTGGCCGAAAAGGTTGCCAGCCGTGGCGGGCGTGGTCAGGCCGCGGCGCCGCTGCGGTCCTTGGGCGCGCATCCCGCAGATGGCGAAGCCGTGGATGTGATGAAGGGCAAATACGGTCCCTATGTGAAATGGGGCAAGATCAACGCGACCTTGCCGGACACGTTAACACCCGAAGCCGTGACCATGGATCAGGCGGTCGAATTGCTGGATGCCAAGGCCGCGACCAAAGGCAAGAAGAAGGCCCCGGCCAAGAAGGGCACCAGCAAGAAAACTGCCGCCAAAAAGCCGGCAGCCAAAAAGCCAGTTGCCAAGGCGAAGCCAAAATCAGAAGAATAA
- a CDS encoding CoA transferase subunit A, with amino-acid sequence MQKIFGSAAEALDGLLFDGMTIAAGGFGLCGIPELLIAAIREVGTKDLTIASNNAGVDGFGLGILLESRQVKKMMSSYVGENAEFMRQYLSGELELEFNPQGTLAERMRAGGAGIAGFYTRTGVGTQIAEGKEHKEFNGETFILEEGIFADLSIVKAWKADTTGNAIFRKTARNFNPPAAKCGRVCVLEVEEIVEPGTLDPDAIHLPGIYVHRLIQGEHEKRIEQRTTRAA; translated from the coding sequence ATGCAAAAGATTTTCGGTTCCGCTGCCGAGGCTCTGGATGGACTTCTGTTTGACGGCATGACGATCGCCGCAGGCGGCTTTGGGTTGTGCGGCATTCCCGAATTGCTGATCGCCGCAATCCGCGAGGTCGGGACCAAGGATCTGACCATCGCGTCCAACAACGCAGGTGTGGACGGCTTCGGGTTGGGCATTTTGCTGGAAAGCCGTCAGGTCAAGAAGATGATGTCGTCCTATGTGGGCGAGAATGCCGAATTCATGCGCCAATACCTGTCGGGAGAGCTGGAGCTGGAATTCAACCCGCAAGGCACCTTGGCCGAACGGATGCGGGCCGGTGGGGCAGGGATTGCGGGCTTCTACACCCGCACCGGCGTTGGCACGCAGATTGCCGAGGGCAAGGAGCACAAGGAGTTCAACGGAGAAACCTTCATTCTGGAAGAAGGCATCTTTGCGGACCTGTCCATTGTGAAAGCGTGGAAAGCTGACACCACGGGTAATGCGATCTTCCGCAAGACCGCGCGCAACTTCAACCCGCCTGCCGCGAAATGCGGGCGCGTCTGCGTGCTGGAGGTGGAGGAGATCGTCGAACCGGGCACGCTGGACCCCGACGCGATCCACCTGCCGGGGATCTATGTTCACCGCCTGATTCAAGGGGAACACGAGAAGCGCATCGAACAGCGCACTACGCGCGCCGCGTAA
- a CDS encoding PAS domain-containing protein, with the protein MEGQSLSRALGTNDAFSGFSRMSIAMVLTDPNQNDNPIVYVNDAFERTTGYSSAVAVGRNCRFLQGEKTDKRDVDRIRMGIATKREVSVDIVNYRANGTPFFNRLIIAPILDDCGEVVFFFGIQKELTENDRGADNRISGDNLTVVQNLVQRDLALILTSLREPAAADEMSTRRELEALPRRLETLQLVYEEMRLTGGVDGRGKIDIGTLLGRVASAIAHDEGRAGIRFVQTVERAEISLDHATRLAMIVSETLHNAFNHAFNLQDEGRIELRVTNLSGGGVRIMISDDGEGLSADLAWPNEKHAGGRLVRGLLNGLDATLNVVRGAAGTVVLLDVPVNL; encoded by the coding sequence ATGGAGGGGCAATCACTTTCAAGGGCGCTGGGCACCAATGACGCTTTTTCCGGGTTCTCGCGGATGAGCATTGCCATGGTCCTGACGGACCCGAACCAAAACGACAACCCCATCGTTTATGTCAATGACGCGTTCGAGCGCACGACTGGCTATAGCAGTGCCGTGGCCGTTGGGCGGAATTGTCGATTTCTGCAAGGCGAGAAGACCGACAAGCGCGACGTGGACCGCATTCGCATGGGGATCGCGACCAAGCGCGAAGTGTCGGTCGATATCGTGAATTATCGCGCCAATGGCACGCCCTTTTTCAACCGCCTGATTATCGCCCCGATTCTGGATGACTGCGGCGAGGTGGTGTTTTTCTTCGGCATCCAGAAAGAACTGACCGAAAATGACCGTGGCGCCGATAACCGCATTTCCGGCGACAATCTGACGGTCGTTCAGAACTTGGTGCAGCGCGATCTGGCGCTTATCCTGACCAGTCTGCGCGAACCTGCGGCCGCCGACGAGATGTCGACCCGGCGCGAGTTGGAAGCCCTGCCGCGTCGCTTGGAAACGCTGCAACTGGTCTACGAGGAAATGCGCCTGACCGGCGGGGTTGATGGGCGCGGCAAGATTGACATTGGCACGCTTCTGGGGCGCGTGGCTTCGGCCATTGCGCATGACGAAGGGCGCGCGGGCATTCGCTTTGTGCAGACGGTAGAACGCGCCGAGATCTCTTTGGACCACGCGACCCGTCTGGCGATGATCGTGTCGGAAACCCTGCACAATGCGTTCAACCACGCGTTCAACCTGCAAGACGAAGGCCGGATAGAACTGCGCGTCACCAACCTGTCGGGCGGCGGCGTGCGGATCATGATTAGCGACGATGGCGAAGGCTTGTCCGCTGATCTAGCTTGGCCGAATGAAAAACACGCGGGCGGACGCCTGGTGCGCGGCTTGTTGAACGGCCTTGACGCCACGCTCAATGTGGTGCGGGGGGCCGCTGGAACGGTGGTGCTGTTGGACGTGCCAGTCAATTTATAG
- a CDS encoding CoA transferase subunit B, with translation MPWDRNQMAARAAQELQDGMYVNLGIGIPTLVANYIPEGVHVTLQSENGMLGIGPFPTEDEIDPDLINAGKQTVTALPHTAYFDSAESFAMIRGGKINMAILGAMEVAENGDIANWMIPGKLVKGMGGAMDLVAGVKRVIVVMDHTNKAGESKLLKACTLPLTATGVVKRIITNLGVLDVVEGGLKIVECADGVSEDDIRAATEAAIVG, from the coding sequence ATGCCCTGGGACCGTAACCAGATGGCCGCGCGCGCGGCGCAGGAACTGCAAGATGGTATGTATGTCAATCTTGGCATCGGCATTCCCACGCTGGTGGCCAATTACATTCCCGAAGGCGTGCATGTCACCTTGCAATCCGAAAACGGGATGCTGGGCATTGGCCCCTTCCCAACAGAGGATGAGATTGACCCCGATCTGATCAATGCCGGCAAGCAGACCGTCACGGCGCTGCCCCACACGGCCTATTTCGACAGCGCCGAGAGCTTTGCGATGATCCGGGGCGGCAAGATCAACATGGCGATCCTTGGCGCGATGGAAGTGGCCGAGAATGGCGATATCGCGAACTGGATGATCCCCGGCAAGCTGGTCAAGGGCATGGGCGGCGCGATGGACCTTGTTGCGGGCGTGAAGCGCGTGATCGTGGTGATGGACCACACCAACAAGGCGGGCGAATCGAAACTGCTGAAAGCCTGCACCCTGCCATTGACGGCGACGGGTGTGGTCAAACGCATTATCACGAATCTGGGCGTTCTGGATGTGGTCGAAGGCGGTTTGAAGATCGTCGAATGCGCCGATGGCGTGTCAGAGGATGATATCCGCGCCGCGACAGAGGCCGCGATCGTCGGTTAA
- a CDS encoding lytic transglycosylase domain-containing protein: MRPKRILVAAICVACAPAFAPAQDQRQGDFTFRRIAVGESGVGRRITVQIDPEEQAARLAAAPRVPQTPPPATAERPDAGDVGQFAWFWSAVPAAGGPDLSRFLAARDALLAPPTGATIRAPRLQDLQNIAQSHAPAILLATIGTRVSPALALAVIAVESAGRADAVSSANAQGLMQLIPATAERFGVTDPFDSTQNITGGVQYLNWLMERFDNDVVLALAGYNAGEGAVERNDGVPPYAETRDYVPKVLAAWQVARGLCATVPELPSDPCVFKVAQSG, encoded by the coding sequence ATGAGGCCCAAACGCATTCTCGTGGCGGCAATTTGCGTGGCATGTGCCCCGGCATTTGCCCCAGCGCAGGACCAGAGGCAGGGCGATTTCACCTTTCGGCGCATTGCTGTGGGCGAAAGCGGTGTTGGGCGACGAATTACCGTGCAGATCGACCCCGAGGAACAGGCCGCGCGCCTGGCGGCAGCCCCCCGTGTTCCGCAAACGCCGCCGCCTGCCACGGCCGAGCGACCGGATGCCGGGGATGTAGGGCAATTCGCGTGGTTCTGGAGCGCTGTGCCCGCTGCCGGCGGACCAGACCTGTCGCGTTTTCTGGCCGCGCGCGATGCGCTTTTGGCGCCCCCCACGGGCGCGACGATCCGCGCACCGCGCCTGCAAGACCTACAGAACATTGCGCAATCGCACGCGCCTGCAATCTTGCTGGCCACGATCGGCACACGCGTATCGCCCGCGCTGGCGCTGGCGGTGATCGCTGTCGAATCGGCAGGGCGCGCAGATGCCGTCAGTTCCGCCAATGCACAAGGGCTGATGCAACTTATCCCCGCCACGGCAGAACGCTTTGGCGTGACGGACCCGTTCGACAGCACACAGAACATAACCGGCGGTGTGCAATACCTGAACTGGCTGATGGAACGGTTTGACAACGACGTGGTGCTGGCCTTGGCAGGCTATAATGCAGGCGAAGGCGCGGTAGAGCGCAATGACGGCGTGCCGCCCTATGCCGAAACCCGCGACTATGTGCCAAAGGTGCTGGCTGCATGGCAGGTCGCGCGCGGGCTATGCGCGACCGTGCCGGAATTGCCCAGCGACCCTTGCGTGTTCAAGGTCGCGCAATCGGGTTAA
- a CDS encoding Flp family type IVb pilin, which produces MKLFANIKTFAADESGAVTVDWVVLTAAIVGLGIAVVTSVRTGVNDLAGDINTSLAGATVANLTGTTLGTTGAADPD; this is translated from the coding sequence ATGAAACTGTTCGCAAACATCAAAACCTTCGCCGCTGACGAATCTGGTGCCGTGACCGTTGACTGGGTTGTTTTGACCGCAGCTATCGTGGGTCTGGGCATTGCCGTTGTGACCTCCGTTCGCACTGGCGTGAACGATCTGGCTGGCGACATCAACACCTCGCTGGCAGGTGCGACCGTGGCCAACCTGACCGGGACCACCCTGGGCACGACCGGCGCAGCTGATCCCGACTGA